In Formosa haliotis, the sequence AAGCCAATAACGAACAACATACAACGAACAACAAACCTAAATATTTAAGTCTTTCAGGATTGGAACCTTTAGTGGTTACTCCGGAAAGTAATTTTATAAATGTAGGAGAGCGAACCAATGTAACGGGTTCTAGAAAATTTTTACGCTTAATAAAAGAAGAAAAATTCGATGAAGCCTTAGATGTTGCTAGAGACCAAGTAGAAGGCGGGGCGCAAATTATCGATGTTAATATGGATGAAGGAATGCTAGATGGTAAAGAAGCCATGGTAACATTCCTGAATTTAATAGCATCTGAGCCAGATATTGCTCGTGTGCCTATTATGATTGATAGCTCGAAATGGGAAATTATAGAAGCAGGTTTACAGGTTGTTCAAGGTAAATCGGTCGTGAATTCCATCAGTTTAAAAGAAGGTGAAGCAGCTTTTATTCATCATGCTAAATTGGTGAAACGCTACGGTGCCGCTATGGTGGTTATGGCTTTCGATGAAGATGGTCAGGCCGATACCTATCAGCGTCGTATCGATATTTGTAAACGCTCGTACGATATATTGGTCGATAAAGTTGGGTTCCCACCGCAGGATATTATTTTCGATCCTAACATATTTCCTGTAGCTACGGGTATGGAAGAACACCGATTAAATGCTTTAGATTTCTTTAATGCTACAAAGTGGATTCGAGAAAATCTACCCTACGCGAATGTGTCGGGAGGGGTAAGCAACGTGTCGTTCTCGTTTAGAGGGAATACCGTAGTTCGTGAAGCGATAAACTCAGCGTTTTTATATCATGCTATTAAACATGGTATGAATATCGGGATCGTAAATCCAACTATGTTGGAGGTTTACGACGAAATTCCGAAAGATCTTTTAGAACTAGTAGAGGACGTTTTATTCGATAGAAAAGACGATGCGACGGAACGCTTATTAGAATTTTCGGAAACGGTAAAAGGCGATAAGAAAGTCGATGAAGCCAAGGTTTTGGAATGGCGTAGTCATGCATTACAAGATAGAATTACACACGCTTTAGTAAAAGGAATCGATTCCTTTATTATAGAAGATGTAGAGCAAGCCCGACAAGAATCTAAAAAGCCTATAGAGGTTATAGAAGGGCATTTAATGATTGGGATGAACGTGGTTGGAGATTTATTCGGAAGCGGAAAAATGTTCTTACCACAGGTAGTAAAGTCGGCGCGTGTAATGAAAAAAGCTGTCGCTTACTTACAACCTTTTATTGAAGCAGAAAAAGATGGAAAGCAAGAATTTGCTGGAAAAATATTAATGGCCACTGTAAAAGGCGATGTTCACGATATTGGAAAAAATATAGTGAGTGTTGTACTTGGATGTAACAATTACGAAATTGTAGATTTAGGTGTTATGGTGCCGCCAGAAAAAATTATAGAAACGGCTAAAGCCGAAAATGTAGATGCTATTGGTTTAAGCGGATTAATTACACCGTCGTTAGACGAAATGGTGTATTTGTCTAAAGAAATGGAAAAACAAAAATTTACCATTCCGTTACTTATTGGAGGAGCTACAACTTCTCGAGCGCACTCAGCCGTTAAAATTGCACCAAATTATACCCATGTTGTTGTGCATGTAAACGATGCTTCAAGAGCTGTGACCGTGGTAGGGAATTTACTTCAAGAAGATAGTAAGATTTATAAAGAACAGATTCGCGAGGAATACGAAAAGTTCCGTGAACAATTCTTAAAACGCGGAAAGAAGAAGAATTTTGTAACCATAGAAGATGCTCGTAAACGTAAGTTTAAAATCGATTGGAATACCTCAGAAATCACAAAGCCAAAAGACTTAGGTGTTCAAGTGATTCAAGATTTCGACCTTGAAAAACTAGAAGACTTTATAGATTGGAGTCCGTTTTTTAGAAGTTGGGATTTACACGGGAAATATCCAGATATTCTAGAAGATGAAGTTGTAGGGCCACAAGCCAAAGAATTATTTGCAGACGCCAAAATTCTACTAAAACGTGTTCTCGATGAAAAGCTTTTAGGAGCCAAAGCAATTTTTGGTTTATTTCCTGCCAATACAGTAAACGATGACGATATTGAAATCTATGATGAAGATGGCAAAGTAAAAGTAACCTTTCTAACCTTGCGCCAGCAATTAGATAAACGCGAAGGTGTGCCAAATTTTGCTCTTGCAGATTTTATAGCACCTAAAGATTCCGGAGTTCAGGATTATATGGGGTGTTTTTGTGTAAGTACAGGTTTTGGAACAGCCGAATTAGCTAAGCAATTTGAAGCAAACCATGACGATTATAATTCTATCATGATCAAAGCCATTGCCGATCGTTTAGCAGAAGCTTTTGCCGAATACTTGCATAAAGAGATAAGAACAAATCATTGGGGATACGATACAAACGAGCAACTTTCTAATGAAGAATTAATTAAAGAAAGTTATAAAGGTATTCGTCCAGCACCTGGCTATCCAGCATGTCCAGATCATTTAGAGAAGAAAACCATTTGGAAACTTTTAAAAGTAAAAGAAGAAATTGGTGTAGAAATTACAGACAGTTTAGCCATGTGGCCAGCGGCAAGTGTTAGCGGCTATTATTTTGCCAACAAAGAAGCCAAATATTTTGGACTAGGAAAAATTACCCAAGACCAATTGGTAGATTATGCTAAACGTCGCGGTATTAGTAATGAAGTTGCCGAAAAATGGTTGAGTCCGACCTTAGCCGATTAAAAAAATATTATGAGTCACAAGTTTATTGAATTACATTTGGGAAGCCATGTTATTGTGCATGGATTCGACGCTCAGAATAAAGAAATAACTGAGAGCGTAGAGGCCAAAGAATTTACCAAAAAGCTCGTTGCGCTTTCAAGAATTAAATCGGTAAGCGAAAATTTTATTTTAACAGATTATACATATGGTCGTTTAATATATTGGGAATATAAAGGCGATTATAACACGATTAAAAAGCTATTAACAACATAATGAAAGTTACAGATCACATAAAACAAGCTAACGGAAAAACGTTATTTTCTTTCGAAGTTATTCCGCCGCAAAAGGGTAAAAATATTCAAGATTTATATAATAACATAGATCCGTTAATGGAATTTAAACCTCCTTTTATAGATGTAACCACTTCCAGAGAAGAGTATGTGTATGTGGATAAAGGTAACGGCCTTTTAGATAAACGTATTACCAGAATGCGTCCTGGAACTGTTGGTATTTGCGCTTCAATTATGCATAAATATCAAGTAGATGCCATTCCGCATTTATTGTGTGGAGGGTTTACCAAAGAAGAAACCGAGTATGTTTTAGTGGATTGTCATTATTTAGGACTCGATAATGTTGTGGCGCTTCGTGGCGATGCTCGTAAGGACGAATCTTACTTTAAACCTACCGATGGCGGGAATCATTACGCCAGCGAATTGGTAACACAAATTTCAAATTTGAATAAAGGAAAGTACCTTCACGACGATATTAAAGTAGAGCATAATTACGATTTCTGTATTGGCGTAGCGGGCTATCCAGAAAAGCATATGGAATCTCCTTCTTTAAACACCGATTTAAAACGTTTAAAAGAAAAAGTAGATGCTGGAGCAGATTATGTGGTTACTCAGATGTTTTTCGACAATCAAAAATATTTCGATTTTGTAGAAAAAGCTCGTGCTATTGGTATAACCATCCCTATTATTCCGGGTATAAAACCATTAGCAGTGAAGCGTCATTTACAAGTTTTACCACAGGTGTTTAAAATAGATTTACCCGAAGATTTAATAGATGCTGTAGAAGCATGCAAAGACAATAAAGCAGTTAGACAAGTTGGTATTGAGTTTGCTATTCAGCAATCTAAAGAATTAAAAGCAGCAGGTGTACCTTTTCTACATTATTATTCTATGGGGAAAAGCGATAATATAAAAGCGATTGCGTCTGCACTATTTTAATAATTAAGTTACTTTTGCGACTTAACCCTACTTATGAAATTTTATCTTAGTTTATTTTTAATTGTGATTGCTAGTAGCTTGTTTTCACAAGAAAAAAAAGAAACGTCTTATTTCGATGTCAATTATTTTAGAGGAAATATAGCGCTGCACAATAACTATATTTTACATCTTATTGAAGGGCATCCGGAGGGAACGATCATAGGTTGGAATAAAAAAACATTTGGAAACGAAGATTGGCAAGAAGGTTATAACTATCCAGATTACGGGGTGTCTTTTTCGTATCAGAATTTAAAAAATGAAACTTTAGGAAATAACTACGCTCTATATGCGCACTACAATTTCTACTTTTTAAAGCGTAATATCATGTTGCGTGTTGGTCAGGGGTTGGCGTATAATACCAATCCGTACGACAGGTACGATAATTACAAAAACACAGCATTTGGTTCTCATATTTTAAGTAGCACCTATATCATGCTAAATTATAAGCGCGAACGTATTTTCGATAGGTTTGGAATTCAGGCGGGAGCCTCACTTATTCATTATTCTAATGCTAACGTCGTGGCCCCGAATGCTAGTATAAATTCTATAACATTTAATGTTGGGCTTACTTATGATTTAGATGAAGAAGACCCGGAGTATATTCATGCCGAAACTAAAGAAAAGTTTACCGAACCCATAAAGTATAATATTGCGCTTCGTGGCGGAGT encodes:
- the metH gene encoding methionine synthase, which gives rise to MMDNEANNEQHTTNNKPKYLSLSGLEPLVVTPESNFINVGERTNVTGSRKFLRLIKEEKFDEALDVARDQVEGGAQIIDVNMDEGMLDGKEAMVTFLNLIASEPDIARVPIMIDSSKWEIIEAGLQVVQGKSVVNSISLKEGEAAFIHHAKLVKRYGAAMVVMAFDEDGQADTYQRRIDICKRSYDILVDKVGFPPQDIIFDPNIFPVATGMEEHRLNALDFFNATKWIRENLPYANVSGGVSNVSFSFRGNTVVREAINSAFLYHAIKHGMNIGIVNPTMLEVYDEIPKDLLELVEDVLFDRKDDATERLLEFSETVKGDKKVDEAKVLEWRSHALQDRITHALVKGIDSFIIEDVEQARQESKKPIEVIEGHLMIGMNVVGDLFGSGKMFLPQVVKSARVMKKAVAYLQPFIEAEKDGKQEFAGKILMATVKGDVHDIGKNIVSVVLGCNNYEIVDLGVMVPPEKIIETAKAENVDAIGLSGLITPSLDEMVYLSKEMEKQKFTIPLLIGGATTSRAHSAVKIAPNYTHVVVHVNDASRAVTVVGNLLQEDSKIYKEQIREEYEKFREQFLKRGKKKNFVTIEDARKRKFKIDWNTSEITKPKDLGVQVIQDFDLEKLEDFIDWSPFFRSWDLHGKYPDILEDEVVGPQAKELFADAKILLKRVLDEKLLGAKAIFGLFPANTVNDDDIEIYDEDGKVKVTFLTLRQQLDKREGVPNFALADFIAPKDSGVQDYMGCFCVSTGFGTAELAKQFEANHDDYNSIMIKAIADRLAEAFAEYLHKEIRTNHWGYDTNEQLSNEELIKESYKGIRPAPGYPACPDHLEKKTIWKLLKVKEEIGVEITDSLAMWPAASVSGYYFANKEAKYFGLGKITQDQLVDYAKRRGISNEVAEKWLSPTLAD
- the metF gene encoding methylenetetrahydrofolate reductase [NAD(P)H], yielding MKVTDHIKQANGKTLFSFEVIPPQKGKNIQDLYNNIDPLMEFKPPFIDVTTSREEYVYVDKGNGLLDKRITRMRPGTVGICASIMHKYQVDAIPHLLCGGFTKEETEYVLVDCHYLGLDNVVALRGDARKDESYFKPTDGGNHYASELVTQISNLNKGKYLHDDIKVEHNYDFCIGVAGYPEKHMESPSLNTDLKRLKEKVDAGADYVVTQMFFDNQKYFDFVEKARAIGITIPIIPGIKPLAVKRHLQVLPQVFKIDLPEDLIDAVEACKDNKAVRQVGIEFAIQQSKELKAAGVPFLHYYSMGKSDNIKAIASALF
- a CDS encoding acyloxyacyl hydrolase, yielding MKFYLSLFLIVIASSLFSQEKKETSYFDVNYFRGNIALHNNYILHLIEGHPEGTIIGWNKKTFGNEDWQEGYNYPDYGVSFSYQNLKNETLGNNYALYAHYNFYFLKRNIMLRVGQGLAYNTNPYDRYDNYKNTAFGSHILSSTYIMLNYKRERIFDRFGIQAGASLIHYSNANVVAPNASINSITFNVGLTYDLDEEDPEYIHAETKEKFTEPIKYNIALRGGVNESDVIGMGQSAFYVISAYADKRLSKKSAVQVGADLFFSNFLKDLIAYNAVAFPERNIDSDTDYKRAGLFVGHELFINKMSVVTQLGYYVYYPFDFEGRSYLRIGLKRYFGEKWFGAITLKSHGAKAEAVEFGIGIRL